The Akkermansia muciniphila genome contains a region encoding:
- the cydB gene encoding cytochrome d ubiquinol oxidase subunit II, which translates to MLDNLTLTDLQIIWFILVGVLFSGYAILDGFDLGTGTLQLFIKGDENRRLTLNAVGPVWDGNEVWLITGGGALFAAFPYVYASVFSGFYLAFMLLLLTLIFRAVSIEFRSKQPMRWWRRGWDTTFSISSLLAALLIGVAMGNVTKGIPLDDQGNFTGTFLSLLNPYAVLLGLTTVALFAMHGGIFLLMKTQGNLQDQIKKLLKPWIIIFTILIILHGAATLLYVPHVAAALERSPWIYGIAALAVISITAIWIFIHRNRPGWAFIASCSTMGCMMALFGAAMFPNLLYSMPNPENSLTLVNGSSTRESLVVMTYIAILGVPLVLAYSAAIYWVFRGKVQLNEHSY; encoded by the coding sequence ATGTTGGACAATCTCACTCTCACAGACCTGCAAATCATCTGGTTCATCCTCGTCGGCGTGCTCTTTTCCGGCTACGCCATCCTGGACGGCTTTGACCTGGGAACAGGAACCCTTCAGCTTTTCATCAAGGGAGATGAAAACAGAAGGCTCACGCTGAACGCCGTCGGCCCCGTGTGGGACGGCAATGAAGTCTGGCTCATCACGGGCGGGGGCGCCCTCTTCGCCGCCTTCCCGTACGTGTACGCCTCCGTTTTCTCCGGGTTTTACCTGGCCTTCATGCTTCTGCTGCTGACCCTGATCTTCCGGGCCGTCTCCATTGAATTCCGGAGCAAGCAGCCCATGAGGTGGTGGCGCAGGGGGTGGGACACCACCTTCTCCATCAGCAGCCTCCTGGCCGCCCTCCTCATCGGCGTAGCCATGGGGAACGTGACCAAGGGCATCCCGCTGGACGACCAGGGCAATTTCACGGGAACCTTCCTCAGCCTGCTGAACCCCTATGCCGTTCTCCTGGGGCTGACGACGGTGGCCCTGTTCGCCATGCACGGCGGCATTTTCCTGCTGATGAAAACGCAGGGGAATCTTCAGGATCAAATTAAAAAACTGCTCAAGCCCTGGATCATCATCTTCACGATTCTGATCATTCTTCACGGAGCGGCCACCCTGCTGTACGTGCCGCACGTAGCGGCGGCCCTGGAACGCTCCCCCTGGATTTACGGCATCGCGGCCCTGGCGGTCATTTCCATCACGGCCATCTGGATCTTCATCCACAGGAACCGTCCGGGCTGGGCCTTCATCGCCTCCTGCTCCACGATGGGCTGCATGATGGCCCTCTTCGGGGCGGCCATGTTCCCCAACCTGCTGTACTCCATGCCCAATCCGGAGAACTCCCTGACGCTCGTCAACGGCTCCTCCACGCGGGAAAGCCTGGTGGTGATGACGTACATCGCCATCCTGGGCGTACCGCTCGTGCTGGCCTACTCCGCCGCCATTTACTGGGTCTTCCGCGGGAAGGTCCAGCTTAACGAACACAGCTATTAA